From the genome of Labedella gwakjiensis:
TGCTGGCTGGCGCGTTCTGCGCCGCCCTCGTCGCGTCGATCACGGGCAACCCGTTCGCTGGGCTCATCGCCGCCATGGTCGCCGGCGTGCTCGTGAGCTTCGTGCTCGCGGCCTTCTCGATCAAGTACCTCGTAGACCAGGTCATCGTCGGTGTCGTGCTCAACGTGCTCGTGCTCGGGCTCACGTCGTTCCTCTTCTCGACGGTGCTCTCGCAGGACACGGCGAACCTCAACACGGCACCGCGTTTCCCGCGGTTCCCGATCCCCGTACTCAGCGAGATCCCCATCGTGGGACCTGTCCTGTTCCGCCAGACGCTCATCGTCTACCTCATGTACATCGCCGTCATCGCGGTCTACCTCGGTCTGTTCCACACGAAGTGGGGCCTCCGGCTCCGCGCCGTCGGCGAGCACCCGCAGGCGGCCGACACCGTCGGCATCCGCGTGAACGCCACGCGGTTCTGGAACGTGTCGCTCGCTGGCGCCGTCGCCGGTCTCGGTGGGGCGTACTTCACCCTCGACTCGGTCTCGAGCTTCGGCAAGGACATGACGGCAGGTGCCGGATTCATCGCCCTCGCCGCCGTGATCTTCGGCCGCTGGAACCCGATCAGGGCCACCTTCGCCGCGCTCCTCTTCGGCTTCGCGACGAACCTCCAGAACGTGCTCGGGGCGATCGGATCGCCCGTACCGAGCGAGTTCATGCTCATGCTGCCGTACGTCGTCACGATCCTCGCGGTCGCCGGCCTCGTCGGCTACGCACGGGGCCCGGCCGCCTCGGGAAAGCCGTACATCAAGTCATGACCGACATGTCGAACCACGCAGCCGACGTCGACTGGGACGCCCTGCGCGCCCTCGCCTCCGAGGCCATGCGAAAGGCCTACGTCCCGTACTCGAAGTTCCCCGTCGGGGTCGCGGCGATCGTCGACGACGGCCGGACCATCACGGGCTGCAACGTGGAGAACGCGTCGTACGGACTCACGCTCTGCGCCGAATGCGCCCTCGTGTCGACGCTCCATCTGACGGGTGGCGGCAAGCTCGTCTCCTTCACGTGCGTCGACGGCGACGGCAACATCCTCATGCCCTGCGGCCGGTGCCGCCAGCTGCTCTTCGAGCACGCGGCGCCCGGAATGCTGCTCGAGACGGTGTCGGGGGTGCGCACGATCGACGAGGTCCTCCCGGACGCGTTCGGTCCGAGCACGCTCGACGCCTACGCCCGCTGACACCTGCGGGATCTGGTCGGAGCGCACGAGCGCCCGACGCGAAAGGAACCACCATGAACGACACCGCCACCCCTGAGCAGATCGAGGCCTTCGACGTCGTCGACCTCATCCGGACGAAGCGTGACGGCGGCGAGCTCGCGACCGCGGAGATCGATTGGCTCATCGACGCCTACACGCGCCGCTACGTGGCCGACGAGCAGATGTCGGCACTCGCGATGGCGATCCTCATCCGCGGCATGAGCCGCCGCGAGATCCGCGACATGACGCTCGCGATGATCGCCTCCGGTGAGCGGATGGACTTCTCGGGTCTCGGCAAGCGCACGGTCGACAAGCACTCGACGGGCGGCGTCGGCGACAAGATCACGCTCCCGCTCATGCCTCTCGTGGCGTCCTTCGGCGTCGCCGTGCCGCAGCTGTCCGGACGTGGTCTCGGCCACACGGGCGGAACGCTCGACAAGCTCGAGTCGATCCCCGGGTGGCGGGCCGACCTCACGAACGAGCAGATATTCGCGCAGCTCCGGGACGTCGGGGGAGTGATCTGCGCTGCCGGAAGCGGCCTCGCCCCAGCGGACAAGCGGCTCTACGCGCTTCGAGACATCACGGGGACGGTCGAGGCTATCCCGCTCATCGCCTCGAGCATCATGTCGAAGAAGATCGCGGAGGGCACAGAGGCTCTCGTGCTCGACGTGAAGTTCGGTTCAGGGGCGTTCATGACCGACTACGCGCGCGCCGAGGAGCTCGCCCGCACCATGGTGGAGCTCGGAACCGATGCGGGTGTCGCCACGTCGGCCCTGCTCACCGACATGAACGTGCCGCTCGGCCTCGCGATCGGCAACGCGAACGAGGTGCGCGAGTCCGTGGAGGTGCTCGCGGGCGGGGGCCCGGCCGACATCGTCGAGCTCACGGTTGCCCTCGCCCGGGAGATGCTCGCGCTCGTCGGCCAGCCGGACGCCGACGTCGAGGAGGCCCTCCGCGACGGACGGGCAATGGACTCGTGGCGTGCCGCCATCGAGGCGCAAGGCGGCGACCCCGACGCGCCTCTTCCGGTCGCGCGTGAGACCCACACCGTCACGGCCGACCGTGACGGTGTCCTCAGCCGACAGGAGGCCCTTCCCTTCGGGATCGCCGCGTGGCGGCTCGGGGCCGGCCGCGCTCGCCAGCAGGACCCGGTCCTGCATGCGTCCGGGATCGACCTGCACGCGAAGCCCGGCGATTACGTCGTC
Proteins encoded in this window:
- a CDS encoding thymidine phosphorylase codes for the protein MNDTATPEQIEAFDVVDLIRTKRDGGELATAEIDWLIDAYTRRYVADEQMSALAMAILIRGMSRREIRDMTLAMIASGERMDFSGLGKRTVDKHSTGGVGDKITLPLMPLVASFGVAVPQLSGRGLGHTGGTLDKLESIPGWRADLTNEQIFAQLRDVGGVICAAGSGLAPADKRLYALRDITGTVEAIPLIASSIMSKKIAEGTEALVLDVKFGSGAFMTDYARAEELARTMVELGTDAGVATSALLTDMNVPLGLAIGNANEVRESVEVLAGGGPADIVELTVALAREMLALVGQPDADVEEALRDGRAMDSWRAAIEAQGGDPDAPLPVARETHTVTADRDGVLSRQEALPFGIAAWRLGAGRARQQDPVLHASGIDLHAKPGDYVVAGQPLFTLSADDDSRFERALAAVDGAWEIAPSGTVVERGPLVRQRIG
- a CDS encoding ABC transporter permease, which encodes MTTITTPDATPVSETLEATEIRSWKAPIALAIFVIVAAILFVAVGRDGETTFRLSSDSDLVQLADWVLPARGTGIVVTVLLALLTALVVGLTVAGSRLGLRTRRIVLAASIVAFTFLFLLGFLTWAAAGAAIPVTGLLLGTVSLSAPLIFGALGGVISERVGVVNVAIEGQLLAGAFCAALVASITGNPFAGLIAAMVAGVLVSFVLAAFSIKYLVDQVIVGVVLNVLVLGLTSFLFSTVLSQDTANLNTAPRFPRFPIPVLSEIPIVGPVLFRQTLIVYLMYIAVIAVYLGLFHTKWGLRLRAVGEHPQAADTVGIRVNATRFWNVSLAGAVAGLGGAYFTLDSVSSFGKDMTAGAGFIALAAVIFGRWNPIRATFAALLFGFATNLQNVLGAIGSPVPSEFMLMLPYVVTILAVAGLVGYARGPAASGKPYIKS
- a CDS encoding cytidine deaminase, whose product is MTDMSNHAADVDWDALRALASEAMRKAYVPYSKFPVGVAAIVDDGRTITGCNVENASYGLTLCAECALVSTLHLTGGGKLVSFTCVDGDGNILMPCGRCRQLLFEHAAPGMLLETVSGVRTIDEVLPDAFGPSTLDAYAR